A region from the Vanacampus margaritifer isolate UIUO_Vmar chromosome 5, RoL_Vmar_1.0, whole genome shotgun sequence genome encodes:
- the sae1 gene encoding SUMO-activating enzyme subunit 1 — MIDMIEKEDPVITEEEAAQYDRQIRLWGLDAQKRLRGSRVLLAGLGGLGAEVAKNLILAGVKGLTLLDHEKVTEESCRAQFLVPVTAQGQNRAEASLERAQKLNPMVEVIADTDRIEDKPDSFFLQFNAVCLICCSKDVMVRVDQLCSQHNILVFCGDVHGYYGYMFCNLGPEHNYVEEKPKVVKKSAGDSNDGPEAKKLKVDPNETTMVKKTSKFCRLKEALEVDWTSDKAKAALKRTPVDYFLLHVLLKFRTDKGRDPDPQCFAEDSQLLRQIRRDVLESLTVGDLLNDDFISFCFSEMSPVCAVVGGVLGQEIVKALSQRDAPHRNFFFFDGRKGNGMVDYFGPN, encoded by the exons ATGATCGATATGATCGAAAAGGAAGACCCGGTCATCACCGAGGAAGAGGCGGCTCAATACGACCGCCAGATCCGGCTTTGGGGGTTGGATGCCCAGAAGAG ACTACGTGGGTCCCGGGTTCTACTGGCAGGTTTAGGTGGTCTGGGGGCAGAGGTGGCCAAGAACTTAATCTTAGCTGGAGTGAAAGGGCTCACCTTGCTAGATCACGAGAAG GTGACGGAGGAGTCATGTCGCGCTCAGTTCCTGGTCCCGGTGACCGCGCAGGGCCAGAATCGGGCAGAAGCGTCCCTGGAGCGCGCTCAGAAACTCAACCCTATGGTGGAGGTGATCGCCGACACGGACAGAATAGAAGACAAACCCGACAGTTTCTTCCTGCAGTTCAATGCG GTTTGTCTGATATGCTGTTCCAAAGACGTGATGGTGCGTGTTGACCAGCTGTGCTCGCAGCACAACATCCTGGTCTTCTGTGGCGACGTCCACGGTTACTACGGTTACATGTTCTGCAACCTCGGACCTGAGCACAACTATGTGGA GGAGAAACCCAAAGTGGTGAAGAAGTCCGCGGGAGACTCCAATGATGGTCCTGAGGCAAAGAAGCTCAAAGTGGATCCCAATGAGACCACCATGGTGAAAAAG ACGTCCAAGTTCTGCAGGCTGAAGGAGGCTCTAGAGGTGGACTGGACCAGCGACAAGGCCAAAGCCGCCCTCAAGCGCACGCCTGtcgactacttcctgcttcacG tgctgcTGAAGTTCCGCACGGACAAAGGCCGAGATCCCGACCCACAATGCTTTGCAGAGGACAGCCAGCTGTTACGTCAGATCCGCCGGGACGTCCTGGAGAGCTTGACGGTGGGCGACTTACTTAACGACGACTTTATCAG TTTCTGCTTCTCAGAGATGTCTCCAGTGTGCGCAGTTGTGGGAGGTGTGCTCGGACAAGAAATTGTTAAG GCCCTGTCCCAGAGAGACGCTCCACATCGCAACTTCTTTTTCTTCGACGGCCGCAAAGGGAACGGCATGGTGGACTATTTTGGACCAAACTGA